From Serinicoccus profundi, the proteins below share one genomic window:
- a CDS encoding pyridoxal phosphate-dependent aminotransferase produces MPQHQTSSPSARVSARSAVEPFHVMEVLKAAAGRQRSHGDVIMLCAGQPSTPAPQVARDAAVAAMAGEVLGYTESTGILPLREAIAEHHRATAGIEVDPDDVVVFPGSSGAFTALFLAAFDAGDQVAMTRPGYPAYRNSLAALGCEVVELACGPDTRFQPTVEMLDALPQPPAGLIVASPANPTGTVVDPRVLAELTAWCVEHGTLLISDEIYHGLTYGREVASAWATSQESVVVGSVSKYFSMTGWRVGWLLAPPSLRRPLEILTGNLNICPPAIGQHAAIAALGEGARAELDGHRARYAATRDLLLRRLPEIGLRDYAPPDGAFYAWCDIGHLTDDSVQWCADLLADCGVALTPGVDFDTVEGHRKVRLSFAGSTAEVDEALDRMAASPLLRPPA; encoded by the coding sequence ATGCCGCAGCACCAGACCTCCTCCCCCTCCGCGCGCGTCTCGGCGCGCTCCGCGGTCGAGCCCTTCCACGTCATGGAGGTGCTCAAGGCGGCGGCCGGGCGGCAGCGCAGCCACGGCGACGTCATCATGCTCTGCGCCGGCCAGCCCTCCACCCCGGCGCCGCAGGTCGCGCGGGACGCGGCCGTCGCGGCGATGGCGGGTGAGGTGCTCGGCTACACCGAGTCGACCGGGATCCTGCCGCTGCGGGAGGCGATCGCCGAGCACCACCGGGCCACCGCGGGCATCGAGGTCGACCCCGACGACGTCGTCGTCTTCCCCGGCTCCTCCGGCGCGTTCACCGCGCTCTTCCTGGCCGCCTTCGACGCCGGCGACCAGGTGGCGATGACGCGGCCCGGCTACCCGGCATACCGCAACAGCCTCGCGGCCCTCGGGTGCGAGGTGGTCGAGCTCGCCTGCGGCCCGGACACCCGCTTCCAGCCCACGGTCGAGATGCTCGACGCCCTGCCGCAGCCCCCCGCCGGCCTGATCGTGGCCTCGCCCGCCAACCCCACCGGGACCGTCGTCGACCCTCGTGTCCTGGCCGAGCTCACCGCCTGGTGCGTGGAGCACGGCACCCTGCTCATCAGCGACGAGATCTACCACGGGCTGACCTACGGCCGGGAGGTCGCGAGCGCCTGGGCGACCTCGCAGGAGAGCGTCGTCGTGGGGTCGGTGAGCAAGTATTTCTCCATGACGGGGTGGCGGGTCGGCTGGCTCCTCGCGCCGCCCTCGCTACGGCGACCGCTCGAGATCCTCACCGGCAACCTCAACATCTGCCCACCGGCGATCGGTCAGCACGCGGCGATCGCGGCGCTCGGCGAGGGTGCACGGGCCGAGCTCGACGGGCATCGTGCGCGGTATGCCGCGACCCGCGACCTCCTGCTCCGTCGCCTGCCCGAGATCGGGCTGCGCGACTACGCCCCTCCGGACGGTGCGTTCTACGCCTGGTGCGACATCGGCCACCTCACCGACGACTCGGTGCAGTGGTGCGCCGACCTGCTGGCCGACTGCGGGGTGGCGCTGACCCCCGGCGTCGACTTCGACACGGTCGAGGGCCACCGCAAGGTCCGGCTGAGCTTCGCCGGGTCGACGGCGGAGGTCGACGAGGCGCTCGACCGGATGGCCGCCTCGCCCCTCCTGCGCCCGCCGGCCTGA
- the upp gene encoding uracil phosphoribosyltransferase translates to MRVHVADHPLIAHKLTYLRDKRTDTPTFRRLADELVTLLAYEATREVRIAPFDIETPVAATTGIHLATPKPLVVPILRAGLGMLDGMMRMLPTAEVGFLGMLRNEETLEAHTYANRLPDDLDARQCYVLDPMLATGGTLIAAIKYLVERGADDITAITLLSAPEGIERMQAGLADVEPPVTLVTGAIDERLNEQGYIVPGLGDAGDRLYGVV, encoded by the coding sequence ATGCGCGTCCACGTTGCCGATCACCCGCTCATCGCCCACAAGCTGACCTACCTGCGCGACAAGCGGACCGACACGCCCACCTTCCGCCGGCTCGCCGACGAGCTGGTGACGTTGCTGGCCTACGAGGCCACCCGTGAGGTGCGCATCGCCCCCTTCGACATCGAGACGCCGGTCGCCGCGACGACGGGCATCCACCTGGCCACCCCGAAGCCGCTGGTGGTGCCGATCCTTCGCGCCGGGCTGGGCATGCTCGACGGCATGATGCGCATGCTCCCGACCGCCGAGGTCGGCTTCCTCGGGATGCTGCGCAACGAGGAGACGCTGGAGGCGCACACCTACGCCAACCGGCTCCCCGACGACCTCGACGCCCGCCAGTGCTACGTCCTGGACCCGATGCTCGCGACCGGGGGCACCCTCATCGCGGCGATCAAGTACCTCGTCGAGCGCGGCGCCGACGACATCACCGCCATCACCCTGCTGTCGGCGCCCGAGGGCATCGAGAGGATGCAGGCCGGGCTCGCCGACGTCGAGCCCCCGGTCACCCTGGTCACCGGGGCGATCGACGAGCGGCTCAACGAGCAGGGCTACATCGTGCCCGGGCTCGGTGACGCCGGCGACCGGCTCTACGGCGTCGTCTGA
- a CDS encoding YgjV family protein, whose amino-acid sequence MNWIEVLGWVGSAILVVSLLQTRVLRLRWINLVGCIVLIGYNAVVGVWPMVGLNVVLAIINVVYLWRMLRTRHDADAYTVLEVEPDDRYLGHVLGVHGEDIARYNPGFAHDPAAEHSAFLVLQGDETVGVVLARDAGEGTAEIVLDWVTPKHRDFSPGEFVYRESGLFARRGFTRVLSPAGMRSPYYERIGFRPQGERFVLEVPAGR is encoded by the coding sequence ATGAACTGGATCGAGGTGCTCGGGTGGGTCGGGTCCGCCATCCTGGTGGTCTCCCTGCTGCAGACGCGCGTCCTGCGGCTGCGCTGGATCAACCTGGTCGGCTGCATCGTGCTCATCGGCTACAACGCGGTCGTCGGCGTCTGGCCCATGGTGGGGCTCAACGTGGTCCTCGCGATCATCAACGTCGTGTACCTCTGGCGGATGCTGCGCACCCGGCACGATGCCGACGCCTACACCGTGCTGGAGGTCGAGCCGGACGACCGCTACCTCGGCCACGTGCTCGGCGTGCACGGCGAGGACATCGCGCGCTACAACCCGGGCTTCGCGCACGACCCGGCCGCCGAGCACTCGGCCTTCCTCGTGCTGCAGGGCGACGAGACGGTCGGCGTCGTGCTGGCGCGCGACGCGGGGGAGGGCACCGCCGAGATCGTGCTCGACTGGGTGACGCCCAAGCATCGGGACTTCTCGCCGGGGGAGTTCGTCTACCGCGAGTCGGGGTTGTTCGCCCGGCGCGGCTTCACACGTGTCCTCTCACCTGCGGGTATGCGCAGTCCCTACTACGAGCGGATCGGCTTCCGGCCGCAGGGGGAGAGGTTCGTGCTCGAGGTGCCCGCGGGGAGGTGA
- a CDS encoding metalloregulator ArsR/SmtB family transcription factor — MLRAMAEPARLRLLSIVLSHEGGEACVCDLLPHFDLSQPTISHHLKVLHEAGLLNREKRGTWVYYIARPEAMAALGALFATGSTVSSDDMAGAPA; from the coding sequence ATGCTCAGGGCCATGGCTGAACCTGCCCGGTTGAGGCTGCTCTCGATCGTGCTGTCCCACGAGGGCGGTGAGGCATGCGTGTGCGACCTGCTGCCGCACTTCGACCTGTCCCAGCCGACCATCAGTCACCACCTCAAGGTCCTCCACGAGGCAGGCTTGCTGAACCGCGAGAAGCGCGGCACCTGGGTCTACTACATCGCCCGTCCCGAGGCGATGGCCGCGCTCGGGGCCCTGTTCGCCACCGGCAGCACCGTGAGTTCCGACGACATGGCGGGGGCACCGGCATGA
- the arsB gene encoding ACR3 family arsenite efflux transporter has protein sequence MSDAVRDTPTAGADSPVLQRLSTLDRFLPVWIGVAMVAGLLLGRFVEGLDDALAAVEIGSVSLPIAIGLLVMMYPVLAKVRYDELGHVTSDRRLLVTSIALNWVLGPALMFALAWLLLPDLPEYRTGLIIVGLARCIAMVLIWNDLACGDREAAAILVAINAIFQILAFAVLGYFYLQVLPGWLGLDQTDLDVSMWSIAKSVLVFLGIPLAAGFLTRTLGERARGREWYESTVLPRIGPWALYGLLFTIVLLFALQGDTITSQPLDVVRIAVPLLVYFALMWGGSMLLSKALRFDYQRATAISFTAAGNNFELAIAVAIGVFGVTFGQALAGVVGPLIEVPVLVGLVYVSLWARRFFPDRATTEQPDTHPSRG, from the coding sequence ATGAGCGACGCCGTCCGTGACACGCCCACCGCCGGCGCCGACAGCCCGGTGCTCCAGCGGCTCTCGACCCTGGACCGGTTCCTCCCGGTGTGGATCGGGGTCGCGATGGTGGCCGGGCTCCTGCTCGGCCGGTTCGTCGAGGGCCTCGACGACGCGCTCGCCGCAGTGGAGATCGGCTCGGTCTCCCTGCCGATCGCCATCGGTCTGCTCGTGATGATGTACCCGGTCCTGGCCAAGGTCCGCTACGACGAGCTCGGCCACGTCACCAGCGACCGCCGTCTCCTGGTGACCTCGATCGCCCTGAACTGGGTCCTCGGCCCGGCGCTGATGTTCGCGCTGGCCTGGCTGCTGCTGCCCGACCTGCCGGAGTACCGCACCGGCCTCATCATCGTCGGCCTCGCCCGGTGCATCGCCATGGTGCTGATCTGGAACGACCTCGCGTGCGGCGACCGGGAGGCGGCCGCCATCCTGGTCGCCATTAACGCGATCTTCCAGATCCTGGCCTTCGCCGTCCTCGGCTACTTCTACCTCCAGGTCCTGCCCGGCTGGCTCGGACTCGACCAGACCGACCTCGACGTCTCCATGTGGAGCATCGCGAAGTCCGTGCTGGTCTTCCTCGGCATACCGCTCGCCGCCGGGTTCCTCACCCGCACCCTCGGCGAACGTGCCAGGGGCCGTGAATGGTACGAGAGCACCGTGCTGCCCCGCATCGGACCATGGGCGCTCTACGGACTGCTGTTCACCATCGTCCTGCTCTTCGCGCTCCAGGGCGACACCATCACCAGCCAGCCCCTCGACGTCGTCCGTATCGCCGTCCCGTTGCTGGTCTACTTCGCCCTCATGTGGGGCGGCTCCATGCTCCTGTCCAAGGCGCTGAGGTTCGACTACCAACGCGCGACCGCCATCTCCTTCACCGCAGCCGGGAACAACTTCGAGCTCGCCATCGCCGTGGCGATCGGCGTCTTCGGCGTCACCTTCGGCCAAGCCCTCGCCGGCGTCGTAGGACCGCTCATCGAGGTCCCCGTCCTCGTCGGGCTCGTCTACGTCAGCCTCTGGGCGCGCAGGTTCTTCCCCGACCGCGCAACCACGGAGCAGCCCGACACCCACCCCTCCCGAGGGTGA
- a CDS encoding pyridoxal phosphate-dependent aminotransferase → MKLATRLDNLGTETAFAVAAAAADWKSQGHEVFPFHLGDLDFPLADHIVEAMNAAIADGRTGYCPGPGIPELRSALADDIGSRRGMTFGPDEVTVMTGGKPVITKFLQAVMNPGDEVLYPNPGFPIYESQIEYLGGVGRAYRYLPTDDGFRIDLDQVRDLITDKTVAIIYNDLQNPISAESTDAEREAIAQLAIEHDLWVLSDEAYFEMRYEGGSTSIASLPGMRERTCILYTFSKKFAMTGSRLGCAVAPQELGKVFSTMNTNDESCTTHYVQWAGIAALTGTQQPVADMLDTLRGRRDAACELVNATPGMSVETPRSTFYLFPDVTEAIQLVGATGLADFAEQALHATGVSFCTRNHFGRPQEGEDRSYIRFAYSGLSEEKIRRGLGGLRDWVGSHA, encoded by the coding sequence ATGAAGCTGGCCACCAGGCTCGACAACCTCGGCACCGAGACGGCCTTCGCGGTGGCGGCGGCCGCCGCAGACTGGAAGTCCCAGGGCCACGAGGTCTTTCCCTTCCACCTGGGTGACCTGGACTTCCCGCTCGCGGACCACATCGTCGAGGCCATGAACGCCGCCATCGCGGACGGCAGGACCGGCTACTGCCCGGGTCCCGGCATACCTGAGCTGCGGTCGGCGCTGGCCGACGATATCGGCTCGAGGCGGGGTATGACGTTCGGCCCGGACGAGGTGACCGTCATGACCGGCGGGAAGCCGGTGATCACGAAGTTCCTTCAGGCCGTGATGAACCCCGGCGATGAGGTGCTCTACCCCAACCCCGGCTTCCCGATCTACGAGAGCCAGATCGAGTACCTCGGCGGGGTGGGGCGCGCCTACCGCTACCTCCCGACCGACGACGGCTTCCGGATCGACCTGGACCAGGTGCGCGACCTCATCACCGACAAGACCGTCGCGATCATCTACAACGACCTGCAGAACCCCATCTCGGCCGAGTCGACCGACGCCGAGCGGGAGGCGATCGCGCAGCTGGCCATCGAGCACGACCTCTGGGTCCTCTCCGACGAGGCCTACTTCGAGATGCGCTACGAGGGCGGGTCCACCTCGATCGCCAGCCTGCCCGGCATGCGCGAGCGCACCTGCATCCTCTACACCTTCTCCAAGAAGTTCGCGATGACCGGCTCCCGCCTGGGGTGCGCGGTCGCGCCGCAGGAGCTCGGTAAGGTCTTCTCGACCATGAACACCAACGACGAGTCCTGCACGACGCACTACGTGCAGTGGGCGGGGATCGCCGCGCTCACCGGCACCCAGCAGCCCGTCGCCGACATGCTCGACACCCTCAGGGGGCGGCGCGACGCGGCGTGCGAGCTCGTCAACGCCACGCCGGGGATGTCGGTGGAGACGCCGCGCTCGACGTTCTACCTCTTCCCGGACGTCACCGAGGCGATCCAGCTCGTCGGCGCCACGGGCCTGGCCGACTTCGCCGAGCAGGCCCTGCACGCCACCGGCGTGAGCTTCTGCACGCGCAACCACTTCGGCCGACCGCAGGAGGGTGAGGACCGCAGCTACATCCGGTTCGCCTACTCCGGGCTGTCGGAGGAGAAGATCCGCCGCGGCCTCGGCGGGCTGCGCGACTGGGTCGGGAGCCACGCGTGA
- the def gene encoding peptide deformylase yields MAVRPITVIGHKALHAPTKKVREITDEVRTLVDDMFDTMAAAEGVGLAANQVGVRLRLFVYDCPVPGKDNARGVVVNPVLERLGTPSPLDQEEDGEGCLSVPGEWFPLARHPRARVTGTDLDGNEVVVEGEGLLARCLQHETDHLDGYLYVDKLTGPVKAEAREAVKDRGWAADGIVKWDPSATTADEV; encoded by the coding sequence ATGGCAGTCCGTCCCATCACCGTCATCGGCCACAAGGCCCTCCATGCTCCGACCAAGAAGGTCCGCGAGATCACCGACGAGGTGCGCACCCTCGTCGACGACATGTTCGACACCATGGCGGCCGCTGAGGGTGTCGGCCTCGCGGCGAACCAGGTCGGGGTGCGCCTACGTCTCTTCGTGTATGACTGCCCTGTCCCCGGGAAGGACAACGCGCGCGGCGTCGTCGTGAACCCGGTCCTGGAGCGGCTCGGCACGCCGAGCCCGCTGGACCAGGAGGAGGACGGCGAGGGGTGCCTGTCGGTGCCGGGCGAGTGGTTCCCCCTGGCCCGCCACCCCCGCGCCCGGGTCACCGGGACCGACCTCGACGGCAACGAGGTCGTCGTCGAGGGGGAGGGTCTGCTCGCCCGCTGCCTGCAGCACGAGACCGACCACCTCGACGGCTACCTCTACGTCGACAAGCTCACCGGCCCGGTCAAGGCAGAGGCGCGCGAGGCGGTCAAGGACCGCGGCTGGGCGGCCGACGGCATCGTCAAGTGGGACCCCTCGGCCACCACGGCCGACGAGGTCTGA
- a CDS encoding 2-hydroxyacid dehydrogenase → MSRVVVTGRIPKPGLDILRRAGHEVDVWDSEDQQPRDQLLEQVGGADALLTLLTEKVDAELLDAAGEQLQVVANVAVGYNNVDVEVCRERGIVATNTPGVLTEATADIAMGLILMATRRLGEGERVIRSGTPWQWGMFYLLGSGLQRKTLGVVGLGGIGAATARRARAFGMNVIYSSRSQAPRDLELELGAHRVDLDTLIAESDVLSLHCPYSPATHHLLGEQEFAAMKPTSYVINTARGPVIDEAALAEALRTGQIAGAGLDVFEEEPDVHPDLLTRDNAVLVPHLGSATIETRTAMATLAADNAVAVLAGEEPPTPIR, encoded by the coding sequence GTGAGCCGGGTCGTCGTCACCGGTCGTATTCCCAAGCCCGGGCTCGACATCCTGCGCCGCGCGGGCCACGAGGTCGACGTCTGGGACAGCGAGGACCAGCAGCCGCGCGACCAGCTGCTCGAGCAGGTGGGGGGCGCCGACGCGCTGCTCACCCTGCTCACCGAGAAGGTCGACGCCGAGCTGCTCGACGCCGCGGGCGAGCAGCTCCAGGTCGTCGCCAACGTCGCGGTGGGCTACAACAACGTCGACGTCGAGGTATGCCGTGAGCGCGGCATCGTGGCGACGAACACCCCCGGGGTGCTCACCGAGGCGACGGCGGACATCGCCATGGGCCTCATCCTCATGGCGACGCGCCGTCTCGGTGAGGGCGAGCGGGTCATCCGCTCGGGCACCCCGTGGCAGTGGGGCATGTTCTACCTCCTCGGCTCGGGGCTGCAGCGCAAGACCCTCGGCGTCGTCGGGCTCGGGGGGATCGGCGCGGCCACCGCGCGGCGGGCCCGGGCCTTCGGGATGAACGTCATCTACTCCTCCCGCTCCCAGGCGCCCCGCGACCTCGAGCTCGAGCTGGGCGCGCACCGGGTCGACCTCGACACCCTCATCGCCGAGTCCGACGTGCTGTCGCTCCACTGCCCCTACTCCCCCGCGACGCACCACCTGCTGGGCGAGCAGGAGTTCGCGGCGATGAAGCCGACCTCCTACGTCATCAACACCGCCCGCGGCCCGGTGATCGACGAGGCGGCGCTCGCCGAGGCTCTGCGCACCGGCCAGATCGCCGGGGCCGGCCTGGACGTCTTCGAGGAGGAGCCGGACGTTCATCCCGACCTCCTGACCCGCGACAACGCCGTCCTCGTGCCGCACCTGGGCTCGGCGACGATCGAGACCCGGACGGCGATGGCGACCCTCGCCGCCGACAACGCCGTCGCGGTGCTCGCGGGTGAGGAACCGCCCACGCCGATCCGCTGA
- a CDS encoding alpha/beta hydrolase — translation MPAPPALDRRTLLALTGGLSLAACAPSNGTRDDGAASGTAGPSADPADAATPTAGRTGRISYGDDPSQWAELQRPEGEARGTVVVIHGGFWREAYGAELGEPLAADLVERGWTTLNVEYRRVGNGGGFPQTFDDVHSALELVDAGGPVVTLGHSAGGHLAAWAAGRLRSGAWPGRVEVTHVLSQAGVLDLASAYRERLGSGAVDDLMGFDPEDPRFASADPAQQLPIDASVWALHAADDEQVPIQQSQDYVAAARAAGTRAELVEVTGGHFDLIDVTTDAWARVVGILDSISPPLT, via the coding sequence ATGCCTGCTCCCCCCGCTCTCGACCGGCGCACCCTGCTCGCGCTGACCGGCGGGCTGTCGCTCGCGGCGTGCGCTCCCAGCAACGGGACCAGGGACGACGGTGCCGCGTCCGGCACCGCGGGACCGAGCGCGGACCCGGCCGACGCTGCGACGCCGACGGCGGGGCGCACCGGGCGCATCAGCTACGGCGACGACCCGTCGCAGTGGGCCGAGCTCCAGCGGCCTGAGGGTGAGGCTCGGGGCACCGTCGTGGTCATCCACGGCGGCTTCTGGCGCGAGGCCTACGGCGCCGAGCTCGGTGAGCCGCTGGCCGCCGACCTCGTGGAGCGCGGGTGGACGACCCTCAACGTGGAGTATCGCCGGGTCGGCAACGGCGGCGGCTTCCCCCAGACCTTCGACGACGTGCACTCCGCCCTCGAGCTGGTCGACGCGGGCGGGCCAGTGGTGACCCTCGGCCACTCGGCCGGTGGACACCTGGCCGCCTGGGCCGCCGGGCGACTACGCAGTGGCGCGTGGCCGGGCCGGGTCGAGGTCACCCACGTGCTCTCCCAGGCGGGCGTCCTGGACCTGGCCTCGGCATACCGTGAGCGCCTCGGGTCCGGCGCCGTCGACGACCTGATGGGGTTCGACCCGGAGGACCCTCGGTTCGCCTCGGCCGACCCGGCGCAGCAGCTGCCGATCGACGCGAGCGTCTGGGCGCTGCACGCCGCGGACGATGAGCAGGTGCCGATCCAGCAGTCGCAGGACTACGTCGCGGCCGCCCGCGCCGCCGGCACCCGGGCCGAGCTCGTCGAGGTCACCGGCGGACACTTCGACCTCATCGACGTCACCACCGACGCCTGGGCCCGGGTGGTCGGGATCCTCGACAGCATCAGCCCGCCGCTGACCTAG
- a CDS encoding nucleoside deaminase, which yields MTDAPDTSPAPRSQVGWGVERYDAWVREAIAQARAVGGSGDVPIGALVVDASGEVVGRGHNVREAGHDPTGHAEVVALREAGAALGSWRLMGCSLVVTLEPCAMCAGAAVLARVDRVVFGAWDDKAGACGSVWDLPRDRRALHRAEVVGGVLEEECGALLTGFFADRR from the coding sequence GTGACCGACGCACCCGACACCTCACCCGCACCCCGGAGCCAGGTCGGCTGGGGTGTGGAGAGGTATGACGCCTGGGTGCGCGAGGCGATCGCGCAGGCCAGGGCGGTGGGTGGGTCGGGGGACGTGCCGATCGGGGCGCTCGTCGTGGACGCCTCCGGCGAGGTGGTCGGCCGCGGGCACAACGTGCGTGAGGCCGGGCACGACCCGACCGGGCACGCGGAGGTGGTGGCCCTGCGCGAGGCGGGCGCCGCCCTCGGGTCCTGGAGACTCATGGGATGCTCCCTCGTCGTGACCCTGGAGCCATGCGCGATGTGCGCCGGGGCGGCCGTGCTCGCCCGCGTGGACCGGGTCGTCTTCGGTGCGTGGGACGACAAGGCGGGCGCGTGCGGGTCGGTGTGGGACCTGCCGCGCGACCGGCGGGCCCTGCACCGCGCCGAGGTCGTCGGAGGCGTCCTGGAGGAGGAGTGCGGGGCCCTCCTGACCGGCTTCTTCGCCGACCGTCGCTGA
- a CDS encoding sugar porter family MFS transporter → MSEQPQVQIGERDYYLGKAVLLASVAALGGFLFGFDTAVINGAVNAMREDFDMGSGLTGFVVSSALLGCVVGAYLAGRLAERLGRIRVMMLASAMFTISAIGSGFAFGPVDMIFWRVVGGIGVGAASVIAPAYIAEIAPASIRGRLGSLQQMAIVTGIFVALLSDYFLAGVAGGSAEALWGSTAWRWMFWAEVIPAVAYGVLATTIPESPRYLVSLGRVDEAREVLGRVMMRGIGERISEIQRTVRREAKASLQDLMKSGGGLLPIVWIGIGLSVFQQFVGINVIFYYSSTLWQAVGFTEEDALTQTVITSVTNIVVTIVAIALIDKIGRRVLLLIGSGGMFLTLGTMAWIFANAPVVDGGPQLSDSQGVVALIAANGFVVFFGMSWGPGVWVLLGEMFNNRIRATALGIAAAAQWMANFVISTSFPAMADLGLGFAYGFYTLCALLSLFFVMKFVPETNGRELEDME, encoded by the coding sequence ATGAGCGAGCAACCTCAGGTCCAGATCGGGGAGCGGGACTACTACCTCGGGAAGGCGGTCCTGCTGGCGTCGGTCGCCGCGCTGGGAGGCTTCCTCTTCGGCTTCGACACGGCGGTGATCAACGGCGCCGTCAACGCCATGCGCGAGGACTTCGACATGGGGTCCGGTCTCACCGGGTTCGTCGTCAGCTCGGCGCTCCTGGGCTGCGTCGTCGGTGCCTACCTCGCCGGACGGCTCGCGGAGCGGCTCGGTCGCATCCGCGTCATGATGCTCGCCTCGGCGATGTTCACCATCTCCGCCATCGGGTCGGGCTTCGCCTTCGGGCCGGTGGACATGATCTTCTGGCGCGTCGTCGGCGGCATCGGGGTCGGGGCCGCCTCGGTCATCGCGCCGGCCTACATCGCCGAGATCGCACCGGCCTCGATCCGCGGCCGTCTCGGCTCGTTGCAGCAGATGGCCATCGTCACCGGCATCTTCGTGGCCCTCCTCTCCGACTACTTCCTCGCGGGGGTGGCCGGTGGCTCCGCCGAGGCGCTGTGGGGCAGCACCGCCTGGCGGTGGATGTTCTGGGCCGAGGTCATCCCGGCCGTGGCCTACGGCGTCCTCGCGACGACCATCCCCGAGTCACCGCGCTACCTCGTGAGTCTCGGTCGCGTCGACGAGGCGCGCGAGGTGCTCGGGCGGGTCATGATGCGGGGCATCGGGGAGCGGATCAGCGAGATCCAGCGGACCGTCCGGCGCGAGGCCAAGGCGTCGCTCCAGGACCTCATGAAGTCCGGCGGCGGACTGCTCCCGATCGTCTGGATCGGCATCGGGCTGTCGGTCTTCCAGCAGTTCGTGGGGATCAACGTCATCTTCTACTACTCCTCGACGCTGTGGCAGGCGGTCGGCTTCACCGAGGAGGACGCGCTCACCCAGACCGTCATCACCTCGGTGACCAACATCGTCGTGACGATCGTGGCCATCGCGCTCATCGACAAGATCGGCCGGCGGGTGCTCCTGCTCATCGGGTCGGGCGGCATGTTCCTCACCCTCGGCACGATGGCCTGGATCTTCGCCAACGCCCCGGTGGTGGACGGCGGGCCGCAGCTCAGCGACTCCCAGGGTGTGGTGGCGCTCATCGCCGCCAACGGCTTCGTCGTCTTCTTCGGTATGTCGTGGGGCCCGGGTGTCTGGGTGCTGCTCGGCGAGATGTTCAACAACCGGATCCGGGCCACGGCGCTCGGCATCGCGGCCGCCGCGCAGTGGATGGCCAACTTCGTCATCTCCACGAGCTTCCCGGCCATGGCCGACCTGGGGCTGGGCTTCGCCTACGGCTTCTACACCCTGTGCGCGCTGCTGAGCCTCTTCTTCGTCATGAAGTTCGTGCCGGAGACCAACGGCCGCGAGCTGGAGGACATGGAGTAG
- a CDS encoding PH domain-containing protein, which yields MPGHLPPPPQISRRVAKRYLLADERVVVSTRWHWAKLIGPAAAVLGALFLTLWVAASVTDAAATGMALSVFAVVCAWAGWQVLEWRCEWFIATDRRLLKTYGLITQRVAMMPLVKVTDMSYDRTILGRMLGYGRFVMESAGQDQALSHIDYIPQPDEKYQAMCETIFGRDVRDPGEDADRWDDEDDDWGPQGHGGDRTGPQPRATPAREGERRQHWEPVDPGELPADWEWEGEPRRAAPARSGRRRVAVDPDPTPLR from the coding sequence GTGCCCGGACACCTGCCCCCACCGCCGCAGATCAGCCGCCGCGTCGCCAAACGCTACCTGCTGGCGGACGAGCGGGTCGTCGTCTCGACCCGGTGGCACTGGGCCAAGCTCATCGGCCCGGCCGCGGCTGTCCTCGGCGCCCTGTTCCTCACCCTGTGGGTCGCCGCGTCGGTGACCGACGCCGCCGCGACCGGTATGGCGCTGAGCGTCTTCGCGGTCGTGTGCGCCTGGGCCGGCTGGCAGGTGCTGGAGTGGCGGTGCGAGTGGTTCATCGCGACCGACCGTCGGCTGCTCAAGACCTACGGCCTCATCACCCAACGGGTCGCGATGATGCCGCTGGTCAAGGTGACCGACATGAGCTACGACCGCACCATCCTGGGACGGATGCTCGGCTACGGCCGCTTCGTCATGGAGTCCGCGGGCCAGGACCAGGCGCTGAGCCACATCGACTACATCCCGCAGCCGGACGAGAAGTACCAGGCGATGTGCGAGACGATCTTCGGCCGCGACGTCCGCGACCCAGGCGAGGACGCCGACCGGTGGGACGACGAGGACGACGACTGGGGCCCGCAGGGGCATGGAGGCGACCGGACCGGGCCGCAACCCCGGGCGACGCCGGCCCGCGAGGGCGAGCGCCGGCAGCACTGGGAGCCGGTCGACCCCGGCGAGCTCCCGGCCGACTGGGAGTGGGAGGGGGAGCCGCGGCGCGCCGCGCCCGCCCGCTCGGGCCGGAGACGGGTGGCCGTCGACCCTGATCCGACACCGCTGCGCTGA